One Brassica napus cultivar Da-Ae chromosome C2, Da-Ae, whole genome shotgun sequence DNA window includes the following coding sequences:
- the LOC106425774 gene encoding pollen receptor-like kinase 6, with the protein MAAVLIPSFILLMCFWISPSLQHISEAEPLVSFKNSVKITKGDLNSWKIGTDPCGGKWFGIYCNKGLTVTGIHVTQLGLTGTIKVDDLKALPNLKTVRLDNNLLSGHLPNFSKLRGLKSLMLSNNSFSGEIPDDFFKDLPRLKRLFLDHNKFVGNIPSSIMQLPDLEEVHLQGNKFTGKIPPLSDVNKNMKILDLSDNLLGGEVPESIPNRKNLTANFEGNKDVCGKSINIECKSVEVTPSGQITLPPTTNPESTHASSIVYAIMLALTFLFTFFIVVGAIKRRKKKINAEFRMLDKERLSDLEALQVKVPEPSKNRGGNMDVGSTKKGGVGGGGGGGGGGEVGGGMSDLVMVNNEKGSFGLPHLMKAAAEVLGSGSLGSAYMAVMANGLSVVVKRIRDMNKFAPEAFDVEMRRLGKLRHPNVLTPLAYHYRREEKLVVSEYMPNSSLLYVLHGDSGEYRSELTWATRLKIIKGVAQGMQYLHQEFASYDLPHGNLKSSNVLLNENYKPVISDYAFLPFLEPNIASQTLFAYKTPEFAQNQQVSHKSDVYCLGIIILEILTGKFPSQYGKGGTDIVQWVQSSMAAQKGEELIDPEIVKSTDSMQQMLELLRIGAACIASNPDERLDISEVVRRIEQVKT; encoded by the exons ATGGCTGCTGTTCTGATTCCCAGTTTCATCCTCCTTATGTGTTTCTGGATCTCCCCTTCTTTGCAGCACATAAGCGAGGCCGAACCCCTTGTGAGCTTCAAAAACTCGGTGAAGATAACCAAAGGAGACCTAAACTCATGGAAAATAGGAACAGATCCTTGCGGTGGAAAGTGGTTTGGTATCTATTGCAACAAGGGTCTAACAGTCACAGGGATTCACGTCACGCAGCTAGGTCTCACAGGAACCATTAAAGTCGATGACCTAAAGGCTCTCCCAAATCTTAAGACCGTTAGGCTTGACAACAACCTCCTCTCTGGCCATCTCCCAAATTTCTCCAAGCTCCGCGGCCTTAAATCTCTCATGCTCTCTAACAACAGCTTCTCCGGAGAGATCCCTGATGATTTCTTTAAGGACTTGCCACGGCTCAAGCGGCTGTTTCTTGACCACAACAAGTTCGTGGGAAACATCCCTTCCTCCATCATGCAGCTCCCTGACCTAGAGGAGGTTCACCTGCAAGGTAACAAGTTCACTGGAAAGATACCTCCACTGAGCGACGTCAACAAGAACATGAAGATCCTCGACCTCTCAGACAACTTACTAGGAGGAGAGGTCCCTGAGAGCATCCCAAATAGGAAAAATCTCACCGCAAACTTTGAAGGGAACAAAGACGTGTGCGGGAAGTCAATAAACATTGAATGTAAATCTGTTGAGGTAACGCCATCCGGCCAAATCACCCTGCCACCGACGACTAACCCGGAATCAACCCACGCGAGTAGCATTGTGTACGCGATCATGCTCGCCTTAACGTTTCTTTTCACGTTCTTTATCGTTGTGGGCGCTATAAAGAGGcgaaagaaaaagataaacgCCGAGTTTCGTATGCTTGACAAAGAACGTCTAAGCGACCTAGAGGCCTTGCAAGTCAAGGTACCCGAACCAAGCAAGAACCGCGGTGGAAACATGGATGTTGGTTCGACCAAGAAAGGTGGtgtaggaggaggaggaggaggaggaggaggaggagaagtaGGTGGAGGGATGAGTGACCTTGTGATGGTGAATAACGAGAAGGGCTCGTTTGGTTTGCCTCATCTGATGAAGGCTGCAGCCGAGGTGCTAGGTAGCGGTAGCCTTGGATCAGCTTACATGGCGGTGATGGCTAATGGATTATCTGTTGTGGTGAAGAGGATTAGGGATATGAATAAATTCGCACCTGAAGCTTTCGATGTTGAGATGAGACGGTTGGGGAAACTCCGACACCCTAATGTTCTTACACCTCTAGCGTATCATTACCGGCGCGAAGAGAAGCTTGTCGTGTCTGAATACATGCCTAACAGCAGCTTGCTTTACGTCTTACACG GTGATAGCGGGGAATATCGTTCGGAGCTAACTTGGGCAACAAGATTGAAGATCATCAAAGGCGTGGCCCAAGGGATGCAGTACTTGCACCAGGAGTTTGCGTCCTACGACCTCCCACACGGTAACCTCAAATCCAGCAACGTTCTGCTCAACGAGAACTACAAACCAGTGATCAGTGACTACGCATTCTTACCGTTTCTCGAGCCAAACATTGCATCTCAGACATTGTTTGCTTACAAGACACCAGAATTTGCGCAGAACCAACAAGTTTCGCATAAATCAGACGTCTACTGCCTTGGAATTATAATTCTGGAGATCTTGACAGGGAAGTTCCCTTCTCAGTACGGTAAAGGCGGGACGGATATAGTTCAATGGGTGCAATCTTCGATGGCAGCACAGAAAGGAGAAGAACTTATCGATCCGGAGATAGTAAAGAGTACTGATTCGATGCAACAGATGCTGGAATTGTTGCGGATCGGGGCTGCTTGTATTGCAAGTAATCCAGATGAGAGATTAGACATAAGCGAAGTTGTTAGAAGAATAGAACAAGTGAAAACATAA
- the LOC106425831 gene encoding protein trichome birefringence-like 16 isoform X4, whose product MTPLHRNRMKRGALRRKARDISVVLVVLVCATVVIWTWDTTPTSAFLPPESHFLKLETEEEVKRVPTALNTETKDSYSSATPLVNKETKEVKREVAIREDETTKTTHIKETHSDPERTEQFVAKKDDVSTSTPRIPNKACNYAKGKWVVDNHHRPLYSGSHCKQWLASMWACRLMQRTDFAFERLRWQPKDCSMEEFEGSKFLKRMQNKNLAFVGDSLGRQQFQSMMCMITGGKERPDVLDVGPEFGFITPEGGGRPNGWAYRFPETNTTVLYHWSSTLCDIQPLNISDPLTEHAMHLDRPPAFLRQYLHKISVLVMNTGHHWNRGKLNGNRWVMHLNGLPNANKKLAALGNAKNFTIHSTVGWVSSQLPRHPGLKAFYRSLSPRHFVGGEWNTGGSCNNTTPMSIGKEVLQEESSDYSAGHAVKGTGVKLLDITALSHIRDEGHISRFSLSASKGVQDCLHWCLPGVPDTWNEILFAMI is encoded by the exons ATGACCCCTCTCCATAGAAATAG gatgAAAAGAGGAGCACTTAGACGGAAGGCTAGGGATATATCCGTTGTCCTTGTTGTGCTTGTTTGTGCAACCGTCGTCATATGGACATGGGATACAACTCCAACCTCTGCCTTTCTTCCACCTGAAAGTCACTTTCTAAAGCTGGAAACAG AAGAAGAGGTTAAGAGAGTACCTACTGCGCTGAATACGGAAACTAAAGACAGCTACTCATCAGCTACTCCGCTTGTAAACAAAG AAACCAAAGAGGTGAAACGTGAGGTTGCTATTAGAGAAGACGAAACTACAAAGACAACACATATTAAAGAGACTCATTCAGATCCAGAGAGGACTGAACAGTTCGTAGCCAAGAAAGATGATGTTAGTACTTCAACACCTCGCATCCCCAATAAAG CTTGTAATTACGCGAAAGGGAAGTGGGTTGTGGACAACCACCACCGTCCTTTGTATTCAGGATCTCACTGCAAACAATGGCTTGCTTCCATGTGGGCGTGCAGGTTAATGCAGCGCACAGACTTTGCCTTCGAAAGGTTAAGATGGCAACCCAAAGACTGCTCTATGGAAGAATTTGAAGGCTCCAAGTTCctgaaaag GATGCAGAACAAGAACCTAGCCTTCGTTGGAGACTCATTAGGAAGACAGCAGTTTCAATCCATGATGTGTATGATCACCGGAGGCAAAGAGAGACCCGACGTCCTCGACGTGGGACCAGAGTTTGGGTTCATAACTCCCGAAGGTGGAGGTCGTCCTAACGGCTGGGCCTACAGATTCCCAGAAACCAACACAACGGTGCTATACCACTGGTCATCAACCCTCTGCGACATACAACCGCTCAACATCTCTGACCCTTTAACCGAACACGCTATGCATCTCGACCGCCCGCCAGCTTTCTTACGCCAATACCTTCATAAGATTAGCGTCTTGGTGATGAACACAGGTCACCACTGGAACCGGGGGAAGCTCAACGGCAACAGATGGGTGATGCATTTGAACGGCCTTCCCAACGCTAACAAGAAGCTAGCCGCTCTTGGGAACGCCAAGAACTTCACGATCCACAGCACGGTTGGTTGGGTTAGCTCGCAGCTCCCTCGCCACCCGGGTCTTAAGGCGTTCTACAGAAGCCTTTCGCCGAGGCATTTCGTGGGCGGGGAGTGGAACACTGGAGGGAGCTGCAATAACACAACACCGATGTCTATAGGGAAAGAGGTTTTGCAAGAGGAGTCTAGCGATTACAGCGCGGGTCATGCGGTGAAAGGCACAGGTGTTAAGCTTTTGGACATAACAGCGTTATCTCATATCAGAGATGAAGGTCACATATCGCGGTTTAGTCTCTCGGCTTCGAAAGGAGTTCAGGATTGCCTCCATTGGTGCTTGCCTGGTGTTCCTGATACATGGAATGAAATCCTTTTTGCAATGATATAA
- the LOC106425831 gene encoding protein trichome birefringence-like 16 isoform X3 — MTPLHRNRMKRGALRRKARDISVVLVVLVCATVVIWTWDTTPTSAFLPPESHFLKLETEEEVKRVPTALNTETKDSYSSATPLVNKEETKEVKREVAIREDETTKTTHIKETHSDPERTEQFVAKKDDVSTSTPRIPNKACNYAKGKWVVDNHHRPLYSGSHCKQWLASMWACRLMQRTDFAFERLRWQPKDCSMEEFEGSKFLKRMQNKNLAFVGDSLGRQQFQSMMCMITGGKERPDVLDVGPEFGFITPEGGGRPNGWAYRFPETNTTVLYHWSSTLCDIQPLNISDPLTEHAMHLDRPPAFLRQYLHKISVLVMNTGHHWNRGKLNGNRWVMHLNGLPNANKKLAALGNAKNFTIHSTVGWVSSQLPRHPGLKAFYRSLSPRHFVGGEWNTGGSCNNTTPMSIGKEVLQEESSDYSAGHAVKGTGVKLLDITALSHIRDEGHISRFSLSASKGVQDCLHWCLPGVPDTWNEILFAMI; from the exons ATGACCCCTCTCCATAGAAATAG gatgAAAAGAGGAGCACTTAGACGGAAGGCTAGGGATATATCCGTTGTCCTTGTTGTGCTTGTTTGTGCAACCGTCGTCATATGGACATGGGATACAACTCCAACCTCTGCCTTTCTTCCACCTGAAAGTCACTTTCTAAAGCTGGAAACAG AAGAAGAGGTTAAGAGAGTACCTACTGCGCTGAATACGGAAACTAAAGACAGCTACTCATCAGCTACTCCGCTTGTAAACAAAG AAGAAACCAAAGAGGTGAAACGTGAGGTTGCTATTAGAGAAGACGAAACTACAAAGACAACACATATTAAAGAGACTCATTCAGATCCAGAGAGGACTGAACAGTTCGTAGCCAAGAAAGATGATGTTAGTACTTCAACACCTCGCATCCCCAATAAAG CTTGTAATTACGCGAAAGGGAAGTGGGTTGTGGACAACCACCACCGTCCTTTGTATTCAGGATCTCACTGCAAACAATGGCTTGCTTCCATGTGGGCGTGCAGGTTAATGCAGCGCACAGACTTTGCCTTCGAAAGGTTAAGATGGCAACCCAAAGACTGCTCTATGGAAGAATTTGAAGGCTCCAAGTTCctgaaaag GATGCAGAACAAGAACCTAGCCTTCGTTGGAGACTCATTAGGAAGACAGCAGTTTCAATCCATGATGTGTATGATCACCGGAGGCAAAGAGAGACCCGACGTCCTCGACGTGGGACCAGAGTTTGGGTTCATAACTCCCGAAGGTGGAGGTCGTCCTAACGGCTGGGCCTACAGATTCCCAGAAACCAACACAACGGTGCTATACCACTGGTCATCAACCCTCTGCGACATACAACCGCTCAACATCTCTGACCCTTTAACCGAACACGCTATGCATCTCGACCGCCCGCCAGCTTTCTTACGCCAATACCTTCATAAGATTAGCGTCTTGGTGATGAACACAGGTCACCACTGGAACCGGGGGAAGCTCAACGGCAACAGATGGGTGATGCATTTGAACGGCCTTCCCAACGCTAACAAGAAGCTAGCCGCTCTTGGGAACGCCAAGAACTTCACGATCCACAGCACGGTTGGTTGGGTTAGCTCGCAGCTCCCTCGCCACCCGGGTCTTAAGGCGTTCTACAGAAGCCTTTCGCCGAGGCATTTCGTGGGCGGGGAGTGGAACACTGGAGGGAGCTGCAATAACACAACACCGATGTCTATAGGGAAAGAGGTTTTGCAAGAGGAGTCTAGCGATTACAGCGCGGGTCATGCGGTGAAAGGCACAGGTGTTAAGCTTTTGGACATAACAGCGTTATCTCATATCAGAGATGAAGGTCACATATCGCGGTTTAGTCTCTCGGCTTCGAAAGGAGTTCAGGATTGCCTCCATTGGTGCTTGCCTGGTGTTCCTGATACATGGAATGAAATCCTTTTTGCAATGATATAA
- the LOC106425727 gene encoding uncharacterized protein LOC106425727 has product MMSSSSSSATDTITKPSSLLLVESVTCDTCGFAEECTLAYIHRVKERHKGHWLCGLCAEAVKDEVVRSPTRISVEEALLRHTTFCHRFRSGSPDVEEDPISVIGRILRRSLDGSPRRTTTRSSSSGALPGIDGVASRRSLLRAGSCFPSLST; this is encoded by the coding sequence ATGatgtcttcatcatcatcatcagccaCCGATACTATCACTAAGCCGTCCTCATTGCTCTTGGTGGAGTCAGTCACATGCGACACGTGCGGTTTTGCAGAAGAATGCACGCTGGCTTATATCCACCGCGTCAAGGAACGGCACAAGGGACACTGGCTTTGTGGGCTCTGCGCAGAGGCGGTTAAGGACGAGGTGGTTCGGTCCCCAACTAGAATCTCCGTCGAGGAAGCTCTCCTCCGCCACACGACGTTCTGCCACCGTTTCCGTTCGGGGAGTCCAGACGTGGAGGAAGATCCAATATCAGTCATTGGAAGGATTCTACGGCGGAGCCTCGACGGCTCTCCACGGAGGACCACCACGAGGTCGAGCTCGAGCGGGGCGTTGCCGGGGATCGATGGCGTAGCGTCACGACGGTCGCTTCTCCGAGCTGGCAGCTGTTTCCCGTCTCTCTCTACTTGA
- the LOC106425831 gene encoding protein trichome birefringence-like 16 isoform X1, with the protein MTPLHRNRMKRGALRRKARDISVVLVVLVCATVVIWTWDTTPTSAFLPPESHFLKLETEEEVKRVPTALNTETKDSYSSATPLVNKGKVQTHYSSAFIHLVISSKVYLHLFELRVCCILNIGETKFSITFFFLFPGLFMTEETKEVKREVAIREDETTKTTHIKETHSDPERTEQFVAKKDDVSTSTPRIPNKACNYAKGKWVVDNHHRPLYSGSHCKQWLASMWACRLMQRTDFAFERLRWQPKDCSMEEFEGSKFLKRMQNKNLAFVGDSLGRQQFQSMMCMITGGKERPDVLDVGPEFGFITPEGGGRPNGWAYRFPETNTTVLYHWSSTLCDIQPLNISDPLTEHAMHLDRPPAFLRQYLHKISVLVMNTGHHWNRGKLNGNRWVMHLNGLPNANKKLAALGNAKNFTIHSTVGWVSSQLPRHPGLKAFYRSLSPRHFVGGEWNTGGSCNNTTPMSIGKEVLQEESSDYSAGHAVKGTGVKLLDITALSHIRDEGHISRFSLSASKGVQDCLHWCLPGVPDTWNEILFAMI; encoded by the exons ATGACCCCTCTCCATAGAAATAG gatgAAAAGAGGAGCACTTAGACGGAAGGCTAGGGATATATCCGTTGTCCTTGTTGTGCTTGTTTGTGCAACCGTCGTCATATGGACATGGGATACAACTCCAACCTCTGCCTTTCTTCCACCTGAAAGTCACTTTCTAAAGCTGGAAACAG AAGAAGAGGTTAAGAGAGTACCTACTGCGCTGAATACGGAAACTAAAGACAGCTACTCATCAGCTACTCCGCTTGTAAACAAAGGTAAAGTCCAAACGCATTACAGCAGCGCTTTCATCCATCTTGTAATCTCCTCAAAAGTTTATTTGCACCTTTTTGAGTTGCGAGTCTGTTGTATTCTGAATATCGGAGAAACTAAGTTTagcataacttttttttttcttttccctgGCTTATTTATGACAGAAGAAACCAAAGAGGTGAAACGTGAGGTTGCTATTAGAGAAGACGAAACTACAAAGACAACACATATTAAAGAGACTCATTCAGATCCAGAGAGGACTGAACAGTTCGTAGCCAAGAAAGATGATGTTAGTACTTCAACACCTCGCATCCCCAATAAAG CTTGTAATTACGCGAAAGGGAAGTGGGTTGTGGACAACCACCACCGTCCTTTGTATTCAGGATCTCACTGCAAACAATGGCTTGCTTCCATGTGGGCGTGCAGGTTAATGCAGCGCACAGACTTTGCCTTCGAAAGGTTAAGATGGCAACCCAAAGACTGCTCTATGGAAGAATTTGAAGGCTCCAAGTTCctgaaaag GATGCAGAACAAGAACCTAGCCTTCGTTGGAGACTCATTAGGAAGACAGCAGTTTCAATCCATGATGTGTATGATCACCGGAGGCAAAGAGAGACCCGACGTCCTCGACGTGGGACCAGAGTTTGGGTTCATAACTCCCGAAGGTGGAGGTCGTCCTAACGGCTGGGCCTACAGATTCCCAGAAACCAACACAACGGTGCTATACCACTGGTCATCAACCCTCTGCGACATACAACCGCTCAACATCTCTGACCCTTTAACCGAACACGCTATGCATCTCGACCGCCCGCCAGCTTTCTTACGCCAATACCTTCATAAGATTAGCGTCTTGGTGATGAACACAGGTCACCACTGGAACCGGGGGAAGCTCAACGGCAACAGATGGGTGATGCATTTGAACGGCCTTCCCAACGCTAACAAGAAGCTAGCCGCTCTTGGGAACGCCAAGAACTTCACGATCCACAGCACGGTTGGTTGGGTTAGCTCGCAGCTCCCTCGCCACCCGGGTCTTAAGGCGTTCTACAGAAGCCTTTCGCCGAGGCATTTCGTGGGCGGGGAGTGGAACACTGGAGGGAGCTGCAATAACACAACACCGATGTCTATAGGGAAAGAGGTTTTGCAAGAGGAGTCTAGCGATTACAGCGCGGGTCATGCGGTGAAAGGCACAGGTGTTAAGCTTTTGGACATAACAGCGTTATCTCATATCAGAGATGAAGGTCACATATCGCGGTTTAGTCTCTCGGCTTCGAAAGGAGTTCAGGATTGCCTCCATTGGTGCTTGCCTGGTGTTCCTGATACATGGAATGAAATCCTTTTTGCAATGATATAA
- the LOC106425831 gene encoding protein trichome birefringence-like 16 isoform X2 has translation MKRGALRRKARDISVVLVVLVCATVVIWTWDTTPTSAFLPPESHFLKLETEEEVKRVPTALNTETKDSYSSATPLVNKGKVQTHYSSAFIHLVISSKVYLHLFELRVCCILNIGETKFSITFFFLFPGLFMTEETKEVKREVAIREDETTKTTHIKETHSDPERTEQFVAKKDDVSTSTPRIPNKACNYAKGKWVVDNHHRPLYSGSHCKQWLASMWACRLMQRTDFAFERLRWQPKDCSMEEFEGSKFLKRMQNKNLAFVGDSLGRQQFQSMMCMITGGKERPDVLDVGPEFGFITPEGGGRPNGWAYRFPETNTTVLYHWSSTLCDIQPLNISDPLTEHAMHLDRPPAFLRQYLHKISVLVMNTGHHWNRGKLNGNRWVMHLNGLPNANKKLAALGNAKNFTIHSTVGWVSSQLPRHPGLKAFYRSLSPRHFVGGEWNTGGSCNNTTPMSIGKEVLQEESSDYSAGHAVKGTGVKLLDITALSHIRDEGHISRFSLSASKGVQDCLHWCLPGVPDTWNEILFAMI, from the exons atgAAAAGAGGAGCACTTAGACGGAAGGCTAGGGATATATCCGTTGTCCTTGTTGTGCTTGTTTGTGCAACCGTCGTCATATGGACATGGGATACAACTCCAACCTCTGCCTTTCTTCCACCTGAAAGTCACTTTCTAAAGCTGGAAACAG AAGAAGAGGTTAAGAGAGTACCTACTGCGCTGAATACGGAAACTAAAGACAGCTACTCATCAGCTACTCCGCTTGTAAACAAAGGTAAAGTCCAAACGCATTACAGCAGCGCTTTCATCCATCTTGTAATCTCCTCAAAAGTTTATTTGCACCTTTTTGAGTTGCGAGTCTGTTGTATTCTGAATATCGGAGAAACTAAGTTTagcataacttttttttttcttttccctgGCTTATTTATGACAGAAGAAACCAAAGAGGTGAAACGTGAGGTTGCTATTAGAGAAGACGAAACTACAAAGACAACACATATTAAAGAGACTCATTCAGATCCAGAGAGGACTGAACAGTTCGTAGCCAAGAAAGATGATGTTAGTACTTCAACACCTCGCATCCCCAATAAAG CTTGTAATTACGCGAAAGGGAAGTGGGTTGTGGACAACCACCACCGTCCTTTGTATTCAGGATCTCACTGCAAACAATGGCTTGCTTCCATGTGGGCGTGCAGGTTAATGCAGCGCACAGACTTTGCCTTCGAAAGGTTAAGATGGCAACCCAAAGACTGCTCTATGGAAGAATTTGAAGGCTCCAAGTTCctgaaaag GATGCAGAACAAGAACCTAGCCTTCGTTGGAGACTCATTAGGAAGACAGCAGTTTCAATCCATGATGTGTATGATCACCGGAGGCAAAGAGAGACCCGACGTCCTCGACGTGGGACCAGAGTTTGGGTTCATAACTCCCGAAGGTGGAGGTCGTCCTAACGGCTGGGCCTACAGATTCCCAGAAACCAACACAACGGTGCTATACCACTGGTCATCAACCCTCTGCGACATACAACCGCTCAACATCTCTGACCCTTTAACCGAACACGCTATGCATCTCGACCGCCCGCCAGCTTTCTTACGCCAATACCTTCATAAGATTAGCGTCTTGGTGATGAACACAGGTCACCACTGGAACCGGGGGAAGCTCAACGGCAACAGATGGGTGATGCATTTGAACGGCCTTCCCAACGCTAACAAGAAGCTAGCCGCTCTTGGGAACGCCAAGAACTTCACGATCCACAGCACGGTTGGTTGGGTTAGCTCGCAGCTCCCTCGCCACCCGGGTCTTAAGGCGTTCTACAGAAGCCTTTCGCCGAGGCATTTCGTGGGCGGGGAGTGGAACACTGGAGGGAGCTGCAATAACACAACACCGATGTCTATAGGGAAAGAGGTTTTGCAAGAGGAGTCTAGCGATTACAGCGCGGGTCATGCGGTGAAAGGCACAGGTGTTAAGCTTTTGGACATAACAGCGTTATCTCATATCAGAGATGAAGGTCACATATCGCGGTTTAGTCTCTCGGCTTCGAAAGGAGTTCAGGATTGCCTCCATTGGTGCTTGCCTGGTGTTCCTGATACATGGAATGAAATCCTTTTTGCAATGATATAA